The genomic window TTCACTCAAAAATTAAGCTAGCTGACCGATATTGAAATGATTTCTCACAGAAGTTTCTAATTAGGGTGCGAATAGGTCGGATCGGATCAGATCATGAGTGACTCCAATCCAACTCGATTTTTTAATCAGGTCTAAATATTGGATCCAAACCCAGCCCAACAAAAGATCTGATTGGATTGGGTCGAgtctatgatcaaattttttaaccCAACGGATCATTTGGGTCCAGCCTTNNNNNNNNNNNNNNNNNNNNNNNNNNNNNNNNNNNNNNNNNNNNNNNNNNNNNNNNNNNNNNNNNNNNNNNNNNNNNNNNNNNNNNNNNNNNNNNNNNNNCACGGATCGGATCAGGTCAGATCGGGTTGGgtcaaaatttaataaatttagatcCGATCCGAAAAGTGGAACGGATCCAATTTTACAACCGGATCCATGGATCCTTCAAAATAGTTCAGGTCGGGTCTATgcagatcggatcggatcggattggatCACGGGTCAATCCGACCCATTTGCAACCTTATTTTCAATGTACATGTGGTAGAGACTCGACAGAGGGTATGCGAAGAAAAATTTGATCTGGTGGCTTTCGTATCCTGTACCTTATTGAGATTTGACAtttcgagattcagtccatattaAACCCACAGCAAGGTTCAGGATGAAAAATGAAATCCAACGAGCCCAAAAATAACCCAATCGGAGTCTAAACGAAAATACGTACGAAACAAGATCGGAATGGACAGCACAATGCATGAAGCGGCAGCCGATGGCGAGCCGACGGAGGCCGGCGATGGCATCGCGGGCTCGGCACAGGCGCATGCATGGGCGGGCCCAGTGTGGGCATGCATGCGGCCGGCCCAACACATGGGCGGGCCCAGTGCGGGTGCGCACACGAGCCAACCCAATGCTCGCACAGTCCATCGTGGATCGCATAgtgctgggcggtccatgggACTGGCGTGGATCGAAAACATGCGATCCACGCATGGTTCAGATGGTTTTTTACACGATCCAACAGTCCAGATCGTAGCCGATTATGATCGAATGGCTGAGATTGATTTTGAGTTTGATCAGGCATGATTAGAGACTgttttgcatgatcggatggctctgtTGCGAGCCGGTCATGATTGAACGGCCACAGATGATTCTAAGCTTGATTGGGAGTACTCTGTTTCCTAATTTAAGTGTTTTGGAGTTTCTAGAGTCTATATAACTCCGATTGATGAGCCGTCAGTTGCATTGGAAAGCTGATGATGTCTTAGAGGTGTAAAAAAGCTTCAATAGAGATTCCAGAGAATGTTTATGAAGATTTTGAGACTTTTTAGTGGAAGATTcttgtacaaggattgagtggtgaattcctcttgtattgattttattttattctctcatagtgaagcttacacACCTCATGGAGATCGACTTTAAACCGATCCAcgtatttgtattatattttttattttattttttctttcttcctgctgcactaTGTGGTATCGGATCCTGATGCAACATGCCTTAAGTTCTTTTATATGATGGTGGTTTTAATTCCCACCTTTATCTTGGATAGTTGTGGATTTAAGCTAGGTAGTAGTGCGACTAAATAACTTTTGTAGTTACAATTGAAAATAGCGACAAATAAATTTCTTGTAATAGTCCTCTTTTTTGCGACCAAAAAAAATTCGTAGCTACAATTAGAAATAGCAACCAAGAACTTCATCGCAATAGTCTTATTTGTTGCGACCAAATAAGTTTTGTAGCTATAATACGAAATAGCGACCACAAATTCCTCGCAATAGACTAGTCTATCACGACTAATAATTTTTGTAGCTATAGTTCGAAATTGCGATCAGTAGTTCCTCATAATAGGATTAACTATTACGACCAAATAAATTTCATAGTTATAACTACCAATAACAACCAATAAATTATTTGCAATAGCGTTATCTATTGCGACTAAGCAATATTTATCGCTACATAAAAAAAATAGCAACCAATTTGCTCGCAATTGATACTATTTCTGAGCGCATTCTTGTTTGGTCATAATTTTTGTCGCTATAACTAGTTTGCTCACAAAAATTGGTCAGAGAGGAATTGATGAAGACTTAGAAAATCAGTTTAATCCCCTGTATCAACGTTGCTACGAGGCTAATCATTTTTGGAAGTGTTGCAATCCACTTCACTCTCTTGTTTAATTGggaattttatattttcatggtttttttttttcttttcccctgCTCTTCGGTTTTGCCGTGGGTTGGTCAACATTTTCATGAGTTGGCCACCTCTtcactttccttttttttcctccaCCCTTGCCCTGTTTTACTTTTCTTTCCCTTCCTTCCCATCCTGCTGGTTAAGTGAAATGGCTGCGACCTGCTATCGCCGTTTCTCTGAAAAAGTAGAAAGAGACAGAAAACAACAATAGctgttaaaaagataaaaaaattaagtttgtATTGGTATCTTGGAATTCTTTAAAAAACAGGTTAAGGATTTAgttaaaaagaagaggaaagaaataaAACTGGGTCATGGCAAACTCTTCCTTGATGTTGATTTTGTTATCTGTCTTGCTTTAGACGAACAAAAGAGAGATGTTGAACTTGAGACTATCGAAACCCATTACGGATTCATTAAGACTACGAAAGCGTTAAAATTACAGTTAGCGTGCCATAGGGGCTATCAAGGAACATTAAGTTGTGAATGTGGAGAAGATTGGAGGGTAGAGAAGTGAGGAGATAACAATGTGGTTCATTACAAGTAAATACAAATGTTTTGCTTTAGGCTGCCTATTTTGAGTTTATGCAATGCTGCAATATTGCAGTGTCCTTTTGTACCATGAAGTCAGGGTGGAGTTCAGGTTCAAATATCTATAGAACATGCCAACAGTGCAGATGCTTCTATCATCCATCAACCATTTTGATATTTCTTTTTATCAATCCATGGTTCAGATTTATGCGTAAATCTGAACCATAAGTTTATTTCTTTTTATCCCAGATGACAGGTTTTAGCGTACACACTTATTGAATTATgtgtaaatatttttattcagaGGACACAAACTTCCATATTCTCTTAGCTTATCCTCTCACATAAAAGAGGTGGTTCACAGCTATAAGCAAACACAACAAAGGAAGGGAAACCAAACCATACAGCAATCGTGGTCATATATTTGCGACTCTAAACTTCCAGTTTCTCAACTAGACTGGGGTGCTCTCACTGCATTTGGACTACCTGCTTCCATGAGGGCCGAGATGAGATTGCGTTCCACCACCTTTCCACATTCTTCCTTGAAGTGAAAAGCTTGCGCCCCCTCTCTGTCTTGTTTACAAGGTAGTGTGCATTGGGGAGGTGTGAGAGGTCTGCAAGCGTGAACTCGTCCCCTGCCAAGTACTCATTCTCTCCCAGCCTACTTTCATACACATCAAGGACCCTGGCcagcttcttctcatttttctcaatCAAAGACTGATCAGTTTGTAAGCCTAACGGTGCAGCGATAGCAAGATGGAAGACTAGAGTTGAGCTTGCCGGTTCAAAGGTCACAGCTTCTGCTTGCAGCCATTGCTCGATCAATGCCCTCTCAAGAACGCCGGTTCCGAAAAGGGTCTTGTTTCCCTTATCCAGATACTTCACCGAAATGTGCCGGCAAATTTCCCTCGAATCTAGAAGATGAAAGAGTCACTTAGCCTTTGGATGTTGATTATCTAGGATTTCTATAAGAAGGTGAGTACATAACAAAGTATCTGGGGACAACATACCAACAAGAGTGAGATCCCGATCTTTGAAGGTTACTAGACCAGAAGGATCCTGCTAGAGTGAATGGAAGAAGAACCAGCAGTTGTTTTCTTTTAAGTAAAATGCTACACTAGTACTGATACAACTTCAAGAAATGTGATAAATAGAAGAATTATCACAAATGACTTGCCTGTAGCCTAAGAAACTCAGGGACCTTGCGTTCTCCCTTGAATGTGTCGGTGCGAATGAGTTCGAACTCCAAGTTCTTCTCGAAGAGGCATGTCAGCACCCTGGCAACATCTGTGCATGCTGGTTGTCCAAATACCTTCAAGGCTACCATCTTCCCTCTCCCTCTTGTTCAATCTCACAGAGGCTGCCACTACAAATAAGGATTGCACCTCAAGGGAGGATTTAAGGTGATGATGGTTTGTGGAATTGAATGCTTTCTTGATTCGCGGACAAAAGGAAAGGCAAAAGAGAAAGAACAATGTTAAAGGAAAAGCGAAAGGTGCAAAACTTGAAGCGGACAGCAGGCTTAAAATGTGCAAAGATTACATCCTTTACCCCATGCAGGAAGAAACAGGAAaccgaaaaaagaaaaaaaaaaaaaaaagaatgttcGAGGTGTCATGTATAAAGATCAGAGTCCCAAAATAATTAGTAAAGAAATTTGTTAGGTTAAGCTAAAGAAGGTTAGCATCAAATGATAAGCGATCTAAGAAGATTTCGTCCCTTTAGTAGGGAAACAGTGGTTCAATCTTTCATCAAATCTAAGAAGATTTCGTTCCTTTTTCTGTGCCGCCAGAGTCAACTTGAAGGCCTATAAACTCTGGAAGAAAGGAAGGTTTGTGACCGTCTATGCAATGGGAGGATGCTAGTCCCCTTCTATAGTCAAGACACCGTACCAAATATGAACCAGCAGATTTAATACATGTCTTCTTAAAGCAATACCTCAGACCTGTGACCCAGATTAGCTATATGACCGCATAAATCTCCAAAGATCATAAAAAACTTATAAGAtaaacaaaaatttcaaaagcatcaaaataattaaattaattataaaatttaaccaTAATAGTCTAACCAAATAATTCATCACTAGAAAATTTTACtcaattataaaattcaaatattcatctgatatcagaaaaaaaatcaaatctctaactAATAACTTCATCTTGCTCGAACTCTATGTCCAACCCATCCAAGATGAGCCATCCTACAACTCtaacaagaaaagaagagagatagTGTATCGGAAGAGATGGTGTGACCATTACAGCCTGATAAGAATCCTCCATACTCATATCAATATAAATAAagtaaatctaaaataaagattaaccatattaaaatataataaaaaattataaaatcttaTACTGGGAGAtatggtgtgagctttacagcctgaTAAGAATTCTCCATACTCATatcaatataaataaaataaatttaaaataaaaattaatcatattaaaatataataaaaaatcataaaatctaatacCATTTATTCAGCATAgctcaaataaatccatatagaTATGCACACATAAATATATGTTATCAAATATATGTCTCATTcaagaaaataaatcagatatattattaaagtaaaatttttattcaacagTGATTtcatatatctaaatttttattattatctaAATTTATGATCAATAATTATCTTTCTAATTTAGACTATCCATCATTAATTATGTTTCGACCCATGACTAGCAAACTATGATCCCATGCTTTGGCCCATAGCAGCAAATCAAagtgtctcttttttttttttttgataatccaGGAGGAAGTAAGGCTCTTCCTCCGAGTGAAGTTTATTTATTCCAATTTAAAAGGAGTACAAAAGAGGGTTGGCTAAATTCTCTTTCTCAATCTTTCTATAGGGTTAGTGTTACCGTTGCATAGGAGTGTCCCACCAGACATGGAAGTGGGAGAGAGAAAGGACGGCCCTATGGGACTAAACTAAGAACTACAAAAACATCATGCATCCCCA from Elaeis guineensis isolate ETL-2024a chromosome 4, EG11, whole genome shotgun sequence includes these protein-coding regions:
- the LOC105042576 gene encoding glutathione S-transferase F11, with the protein product MVALKVFGQPACTDVARVLTCLFEKNLEFELIRTDTFKGERKVPEFLRLQDPSGLVTFKDRDLTLVDSREICRHISVKYLDKGNKTLFGTGVLERALIEQWLQAEAVTFEPASSTLVFHLAIAAPLGLQTDQSLIEKNEKKLARVLDVYESRLGENEYLAGDEFTLADLSHLPNAHYLVNKTERGRKLFTSRKNVERWWNAISSRPSWKQVVQMQ